Proteins from a genomic interval of Stenotrophomonas maltophilia R551-3:
- a CDS encoding P-II family nitrogen regulator gives MKLISAIIRPFKLDEVREALSDAGVSGITVTEVKGFGRQKGHTELYRGAEYVVDFLPKIKIETVVTDERADAVIEAIQSSAGTGKIGDGKIFVTAVEQVIRIRTGEIGADAL, from the coding sequence ATGAAACTGATCTCCGCCATCATCCGACCGTTCAAGCTCGACGAGGTCCGCGAGGCCTTGTCCGATGCCGGCGTGTCGGGCATCACCGTGACCGAAGTGAAAGGCTTCGGTCGCCAGAAGGGCCACACCGAGCTGTATCGCGGTGCCGAGTACGTGGTCGATTTCCTGCCCAAGATCAAGATCGAAACCGTGGTCACCGACGAGCGTGCCGATGCGGTGATCGAAGCGATCCAGTCGTCGGCAGGCACCGGCAAGATCGGTGACGGCAAGATTTTCGTCACCGCCGTCGAACAGGTCATCCGCATCCGCACCGGCGAAATCGGTGCCGACGCGCTGTAA
- a CDS encoding undecaprenyl-diphosphate phosphatase, which produces MSDLLSALLLGILEGLTEFLPISSTGHLLIAQHWLGARSDFFNIVIQAGAIVAVVLVFRQRLLQLATGFGQRENREYVFKLGAAFLVTAVVGLVVRKAGWSLPETVSPVAWALIIGGIWMLLVEAYTARLPDRDQVTWTVAIGVGLAQVVAGVFPGTSRSASAIFLAMLLGLSRRAAAAEFVFLVGIPTMFAASAYTFLEMAKAGQLGSENWTEVGVAFLAAAVTGFVVVKWLMGYIKSHKFTAFALYRIALGAALLLWLPSGS; this is translated from the coding sequence ATGTCCGACCTGCTCTCCGCCCTGCTGCTGGGCATCCTCGAAGGCTTGACCGAGTTCCTGCCGATCTCCAGCACCGGCCACCTGCTCATCGCCCAGCACTGGCTGGGTGCCCGTTCGGACTTCTTCAACATCGTCATCCAGGCCGGCGCGATCGTGGCGGTGGTACTGGTGTTCCGCCAGCGCCTGCTGCAGCTGGCCACCGGCTTCGGGCAGCGCGAGAACCGCGAGTACGTATTCAAGCTGGGCGCGGCCTTCCTGGTCACCGCCGTGGTCGGCCTGGTGGTGCGCAAAGCCGGCTGGTCGCTGCCCGAGACGGTCAGCCCGGTGGCCTGGGCACTGATCATCGGTGGCATCTGGATGCTGCTGGTGGAGGCCTACACCGCGCGCCTGCCCGACCGCGACCAGGTGACCTGGACCGTGGCGATCGGCGTCGGCCTGGCACAGGTGGTGGCCGGCGTGTTCCCCGGCACCTCGCGTTCGGCCTCGGCGATCTTCCTGGCCATGCTGCTGGGCCTGAGCCGCCGCGCGGCCGCCGCCGAGTTCGTGTTCCTGGTCGGCATTCCCACCATGTTCGCCGCCAGCGCCTACACCTTCCTGGAAATGGCCAAGGCCGGACAGCTGGGCAGCGAGAACTGGACCGAGGTGGGCGTGGCCTTCCTTGCCGCGGCCGTCACCGGCTTCGTCGTAGTGAAGTGGCTGATGGGCTACATCAAATCGCACAAATTCACCGCGTTCGCGCTTTACCGCATCGCGCTGGGCGCCGCGCTGCTGCTGTGGTTGCCGTCCGGCAGCTGA
- a CDS encoding YheT family hydrolase, whose translation MHASDYQPPRWLRNPHLQSMLSSSRMRLQRGLLLLAATGAVSEELILDGGDGVRLQGWHSHVEGREPKGIALLLHGWEGSAESSYMRMAAARMIEQGFDVVRLNFRDHGNTHHLNPGIFHSNLIDEVVHAAGDIAQRWPQLPLVAAGYSLGGNFVLRLALRAPAAGVPLLRVASVCPVLDPALTMDSIENGPAMYDWYFRRKWAGSLRRKRDLFPELSDCDDRVLKLDIRALTAWLVERHTSFGSLQAYFDGYSIAGDRLSTLQVPADILMAQDDPVIPYVTFSDWQLPRQAHLETACWGGHCGFLENWRGDGFSERWVAQRLQRVLQG comes from the coding sequence CTGCATGCGTCCGACTACCAGCCGCCACGCTGGCTGCGCAATCCGCACCTGCAGTCGATGCTCAGCTCCAGCCGCATGCGCCTGCAGCGCGGCCTGCTGCTGCTGGCGGCCACCGGCGCGGTCAGCGAAGAGCTGATCCTGGATGGCGGCGACGGCGTGCGCCTGCAGGGCTGGCACAGCCATGTCGAAGGTCGCGAGCCCAAGGGCATCGCCCTGCTGCTGCACGGCTGGGAGGGCAGTGCCGAATCCAGCTACATGCGCATGGCGGCCGCGCGCATGATCGAACAGGGCTTCGATGTGGTGCGCCTGAACTTCCGCGACCACGGCAACACCCATCATCTGAACCCCGGCATCTTCCACTCCAACCTGATCGACGAAGTGGTACATGCCGCGGGTGACATCGCCCAGCGCTGGCCGCAGCTGCCGCTGGTGGCCGCCGGGTACTCGCTGGGTGGCAACTTCGTGCTGCGCCTGGCCCTGCGTGCGCCGGCGGCCGGCGTGCCGCTGCTGCGCGTGGCCTCGGTGTGCCCGGTGCTGGACCCTGCGCTGACCATGGACAGCATCGAGAACGGCCCGGCAATGTACGACTGGTACTTCCGGCGCAAATGGGCCGGTTCGCTGCGGCGCAAGCGTGACCTGTTCCCCGAGCTGAGCGACTGCGACGACCGCGTGCTGAAGCTGGACATCCGCGCGCTGACCGCATGGCTGGTCGAACGGCACACCAGCTTCGGCTCGCTGCAGGCCTATTTCGACGGCTACTCGATTGCCGGTGACCGCTTGTCCACCCTGCAGGTGCCGGCCGACATCCTGATGGCCCAGGATGACCCGGTGATCCCGTATGTGACCTTCAGCGACTGGCAGCTGCCGCGCCAGGCACACCTGGAAACGGCCTGCTGGGGAGGCCACTGCGGCTTCCTCGAAAACTGGCGGGGTGATGGCTTCTCCGAGCGCTGGGTGGCACAGCGCCTGCAGCGGGTGCTGCAGGGCTGA
- a CDS encoding tetratricopeptide repeat protein, producing MQDQIIQALRQNQADQAVQLAQAWTRDEPGLAEAHRWLALALQQQGNAEHAMDALQEALRLAPDDAQLHLQQAGLLLALRQFEGADEALARTTGLDPNSFSAYLMQAHLAIGRNDFDEAARVSTLASRVEPDHPELLTIDGMVALRRGDADRALSLLSAASKALPDDPRVLYALGFAYLGKDMLAFAEQSFRRVLELNPSLSSLHGLVVQLALRQGNVPAAAEAMQVALQQPQMDVPAMRRLAGELSLRSGQPLQALEYLLPLLETQPDDRQMLQLLLMSWQRLGREDEARARLDAVLENNDQLHDVWLARLAIEQVGSESAVTAVERWMAAMPEHLPALEARLRLHDMAGEHAQAEAIAERIVSQEPGRVSGETRLVEGLLQRDPAAAVARVQALIDLAPEGHRADLRTWMGEIQDRAAQPQEALRTWMALQADQAPQRLPLPPQAKAPPSWPDKGDIDGDATSAPIFLWGAPGSGVERVATGLAAASPVLRSDRYTNTPPDDAFQNYHTLQDLASGVLTPERLVERWREQLPARGLQNDTVIDWLLWWDNALLWALRPQLPQGRLLLVLRDPRDMLLDWVAYGAAAPLAMTSLAEAGEWLARALTQVATLHEEDLYPHVLLRIDHIGNDPQAMAELLGRLFERPMPPAAQLGAPRLPPGHWRNYRDVMSAAFALLTPIAVRLGYPEE from the coding sequence ATGCAAGACCAGATCATCCAAGCGCTGCGCCAGAACCAGGCCGACCAGGCCGTGCAGCTGGCCCAGGCGTGGACCCGTGATGAACCCGGCCTGGCCGAAGCCCACCGCTGGCTGGCGCTTGCGCTGCAGCAGCAGGGCAACGCCGAGCACGCGATGGACGCCCTGCAGGAGGCGCTGCGCCTGGCCCCGGACGATGCCCAGCTGCACCTGCAGCAGGCCGGCCTGCTGCTGGCCCTGCGCCAGTTCGAAGGTGCTGACGAGGCGTTGGCGCGCACCACCGGCCTCGATCCGAATTCCTTCTCCGCCTACCTGATGCAGGCGCACCTGGCGATCGGCCGCAACGACTTCGACGAAGCGGCGCGCGTGTCGACGTTGGCGTCGCGCGTCGAGCCGGATCACCCGGAGCTGCTGACCATCGACGGCATGGTTGCCCTGCGCCGCGGCGATGCGGATCGCGCGCTGTCGCTGCTGTCGGCCGCCAGCAAGGCGTTGCCGGACGATCCCCGCGTGTTGTATGCACTGGGTTTTGCCTATCTGGGCAAGGACATGCTGGCGTTCGCCGAGCAGTCGTTCCGTCGCGTGCTGGAACTGAACCCGTCGCTTTCCTCGTTGCACGGCCTGGTGGTGCAGCTGGCGCTGCGCCAGGGCAATGTGCCGGCTGCGGCCGAAGCGATGCAGGTGGCCCTGCAGCAGCCGCAGATGGACGTGCCGGCGATGCGTCGCCTGGCCGGCGAGCTGTCGCTGCGCAGCGGCCAGCCGCTGCAGGCGCTGGAGTACCTGCTGCCGCTGCTGGAAACGCAGCCGGATGACCGCCAGATGCTGCAGCTGCTGCTGATGTCATGGCAGCGCCTGGGGCGTGAGGATGAAGCACGTGCTCGACTGGACGCGGTGCTGGAAAACAATGACCAGCTGCACGACGTGTGGCTGGCGCGGCTGGCGATCGAGCAGGTGGGCAGCGAAAGTGCGGTGACCGCTGTCGAGCGCTGGATGGCAGCGATGCCCGAGCATCTGCCGGCACTTGAGGCACGCCTGCGCCTGCACGACATGGCCGGTGAACATGCGCAGGCCGAAGCGATTGCCGAGCGTATCGTCAGCCAGGAGCCGGGTCGTGTCAGTGGCGAAACCCGCCTGGTTGAAGGCCTGCTGCAACGGGATCCGGCCGCTGCCGTGGCTCGCGTGCAGGCACTGATCGACCTGGCGCCGGAAGGCCATCGCGCCGATCTGCGGACGTGGATGGGCGAGATCCAGGACCGTGCCGCGCAGCCGCAGGAAGCGCTGCGTACGTGGATGGCGCTGCAGGCCGACCAGGCGCCGCAGCGCCTGCCGCTGCCGCCGCAGGCCAAGGCCCCGCCGAGCTGGCCGGACAAGGGCGATATCGACGGTGATGCCACCTCCGCGCCGATCTTCCTGTGGGGCGCACCGGGTTCGGGCGTGGAGCGCGTGGCGACCGGCCTGGCCGCCGCCAGCCCGGTGCTGCGCAGTGACCGCTACACCAACACGCCGCCCGATGATGCGTTCCAGAACTACCACACGCTGCAGGATCTGGCCTCGGGCGTGCTGACCCCGGAGCGGCTGGTGGAACGCTGGCGCGAACAGCTGCCGGCACGTGGCCTGCAGAACGACACCGTGATCGACTGGTTGCTGTGGTGGGACAACGCCCTGCTGTGGGCGCTGCGCCCGCAGCTGCCGCAGGGCCGCCTGCTGCTGGTGCTGCGTGACCCGCGCGACATGCTGCTGGACTGGGTGGCCTACGGCGCCGCCGCGCCGCTGGCGATGACCTCGCTGGCCGAAGCCGGTGAGTGGCTGGCGCGTGCGTTGACCCAGGTCGCCACGTTGCATGAGGAAGACCTGTACCCACATGTACTGCTGCGCATCGACCATATCGGCAACGATCCGCAGGCAATGGCTGAACTGCTCGGCCGCCTGTTCGAGCGGCCGATGCCGCCGGCGGCGCAGCTGGGTGCACCGCGCCTGCCGCCTGGCCATTGGCGCAACTACCGCGACGTGATGAGCGCCGCTTTCGCCCTGCTCACCCCGATTGCGGTGCGCCTGGGTTACCCGGAAGAGTGA
- a CDS encoding hotdog fold thioesterase: protein MTQVFREAVSIEQLNALSRNTAIESLGIVFSAVGDDWLQATMPVDERTRQPYGILHGGASVVLAETLGSSAGNLCVDTAKQICVGLEINANHVRAVRSGTVTGTARALHVGRSTQLWEIRIEDEQGRLVCISRLTLAVVAAGHG, encoded by the coding sequence ATGACCCAGGTATTCCGCGAAGCCGTTTCCATCGAGCAGCTCAACGCGCTCAGTCGCAACACGGCCATTGAATCGCTGGGCATCGTCTTCAGTGCGGTCGGCGACGACTGGCTGCAGGCCACCATGCCGGTGGACGAGCGCACCCGCCAGCCCTACGGCATCCTGCATGGCGGTGCCTCGGTGGTGCTGGCCGAAACCCTGGGCAGCAGCGCCGGCAACCTGTGCGTGGATACCGCAAAGCAGATCTGCGTGGGCCTGGAGATCAATGCCAACCACGTGCGTGCCGTGCGTTCGGGTACGGTCACCGGCACCGCCCGCGCGCTGCACGTGGGCCGCAGCACCCAGCTGTGGGAGATCCGCATCGAGGATGAGCAGGGGCGGCTGGTGTGCATCTCGCGGTTGACCCTGGCAGTGGTGGCCGCCGGTCACGGTTGA
- a CDS encoding YbhB/YbcL family Raf kinase inhibitor-like protein produces the protein MQLSSHSLTNGAPIDREFAAGDAAGFAPDRNPHLAWNGAPEGTRSFLLVCVDPDVPTVPETVGRTDMTVPRDQPRCDFVHWVMADIPASVQEIAAGSCSDGFVVKGRTAPAGPAGSRQGLNDFTGWFAGNPDMAGDYLGYDGPYPPFNDERVHRYFFRVFALDVASLDLPARFTAADAYRAMHGHVLAEAALHGTYTLNPALG, from the coding sequence ATGCAATTGAGCAGTCACAGCCTGACCAACGGTGCACCGATCGACCGCGAGTTCGCCGCCGGCGATGCCGCCGGCTTCGCCCCGGACCGCAATCCGCACCTGGCCTGGAACGGCGCGCCGGAAGGCACGCGTTCGTTCCTGCTGGTGTGCGTGGACCCGGACGTGCCGACCGTGCCTGAAACGGTCGGCCGTACGGACATGACCGTGCCGCGCGATCAGCCGCGCTGCGATTTCGTGCATTGGGTGATGGCTGATATCCCGGCCTCGGTGCAGGAGATCGCAGCAGGCAGCTGCAGCGACGGCTTCGTGGTCAAGGGCAGGACCGCACCGGCTGGCCCGGCGGGCAGCCGCCAGGGCCTGAACGACTTCACCGGCTGGTTCGCCGGCAACCCGGACATGGCCGGCGATTACCTGGGCTATGACGGCCCGTATCCGCCGTTCAACGACGAACGCGTGCACCGCTATTTCTTCCGCGTATTTGCGCTGGACGTGGCCTCGCTCGATCTGCCGGCGCGCTTCACCGCCGCCGATGCCTACCGCGCCATGCACGGCCACGTGCTGGCCGAAGCCGCACTGCATGGCACCTACACGTTGAACCCGGCGCTGGGCTGA
- a CDS encoding META and DUF4377 domain-containing protein codes for MNRKLTLLLPLALLAACSQTPAPAGTGGDDVAPAAAKAADQQTLAHLDAQRLQSQHWLLQQATAADGKRIDALFAREDKPVTLDFADGRLSVSNACNHMGGGYTLADGKLTVSAMASTMMACTDKALMALDEAVSSRLQGELKAEQDADGKLTLTNAKGDVLVFNPEPTAETRYGGAGETVFLEVAAKTEKCSHPLIPDYQCLQVREVKFDDKGLKQGEPGKFENFYGNIEGYTHEDGVRNVVRVKRYEVKNPPADAPSQAYVLDMVVESAIEKK; via the coding sequence ATGAACCGCAAGCTCACCCTGCTCCTCCCGCTGGCCCTGCTGGCCGCCTGCAGCCAGACCCCGGCCCCGGCCGGCACCGGCGGCGACGACGTGGCCCCAGCCGCGGCCAAGGCAGCAGACCAGCAGACGCTGGCGCACCTGGACGCGCAGCGCCTGCAGAGCCAGCACTGGCTGCTGCAGCAGGCCACCGCCGCCGACGGCAAGCGCATCGACGCGCTGTTCGCCCGCGAAGACAAGCCGGTCACCCTGGACTTCGCTGATGGCCGCCTGTCGGTCAGCAACGCCTGCAACCACATGGGTGGCGGCTACACCCTGGCCGACGGCAAGCTGACGGTCAGTGCGATGGCCTCGACCATGATGGCCTGCACCGACAAGGCGCTGATGGCGCTGGACGAGGCCGTGTCGAGCCGCCTGCAGGGCGAGCTGAAGGCCGAGCAGGATGCCGATGGCAAGCTGACCCTGACCAACGCGAAGGGCGACGTGCTGGTGTTCAACCCGGAACCGACCGCTGAAACCCGCTACGGCGGCGCCGGCGAAACCGTGTTCCTGGAAGTGGCCGCCAAGACCGAGAAGTGCTCGCACCCGCTGATCCCGGACTACCAGTGCCTGCAGGTGCGTGAAGTGAAGTTCGACGACAAGGGCCTGAAGCAGGGTGAGCCGGGCAAGTTCGAGAACTTCTACGGCAACATCGAGGGTTACACCCACGAGGACGGCGTGCGCAACGTGGTGCGCGTGAAGCGCTACGAAGTGAAGAACCCGCCGGCCGATGCGCCGTCGCAGGCGTACGTGCTGGACATGGTGGTCGAGTCGGCCATCGAGAAGAAGTAA
- a CDS encoding ammonium transporter encodes MKMRLLTGWQARFHLVCLLMLLSALAAGAWPGTAHAQAQVSPLPSESVAVEPLQEPVAAAAAPAVAEAAAAYDHGDVAWMLTSTLLVLLMVVPGLALFYGGLVRSKNVLSVLSQILVVFSLVLLLWVAYGYSAVFSAGNPFFGSFTEFAFLKGFTPESVGNTPIKGLPDYLFVAFQSTFAGITTALIVGAFAERIKFRAVLLFSALWFTLSYIPMAHIVWGGGYLGEMGAIDFAGGTVVHINAGVAGLVAAWFVGKRLGYGQTALKPHNVPFTYIGAMLLWVGWFGFNAGSAAAADTVASLAFLNTVLATAAAVLGWTLVEAISKGKPSALGAASGAVAGLVGITPACGTVGPLGAIIIGFVAGVVCVWGVTGLKRLLKVDDTADVFGVHGVGGIVGAILTGVFSAQSLGGTKADLDIAHQVWVQVVSVGLTVVWSAVVTTLILLVVRSVVGLRVTEEAERTGLDVTSHGESAYEA; translated from the coding sequence ATGAAGATGCGCCTTCTCACCGGGTGGCAAGCCCGGTTCCATCTGGTGTGCCTGTTGATGCTGCTCAGTGCGCTGGCTGCTGGCGCCTGGCCGGGAACTGCCCATGCGCAGGCCCAGGTGTCGCCGCTGCCGAGCGAAAGCGTGGCGGTTGAACCGCTGCAGGAACCGGTCGCCGCGGCGGCCGCACCTGCCGTCGCCGAAGCCGCCGCTGCCTACGACCATGGCGACGTGGCCTGGATGCTGACCTCTACCCTGCTGGTACTGCTGATGGTGGTGCCGGGCCTGGCGTTGTTCTATGGCGGCCTGGTGCGTTCGAAGAACGTGCTGTCGGTGCTCAGCCAGATCCTGGTGGTGTTCTCGCTGGTACTGCTGCTGTGGGTGGCCTATGGCTACAGCGCGGTGTTCAGCGCCGGCAATCCGTTCTTCGGTTCGTTCACCGAGTTCGCCTTCCTCAAGGGGTTCACGCCGGAATCGGTGGGCAACACCCCGATCAAGGGCCTGCCGGACTACCTGTTCGTCGCCTTCCAGTCGACCTTCGCCGGCATCACTACCGCACTGATCGTCGGCGCCTTTGCCGAACGCATCAAGTTCCGCGCGGTGCTGCTGTTCTCGGCGCTGTGGTTCACCCTCAGCTACATCCCGATGGCGCACATCGTGTGGGGTGGCGGTTACCTCGGTGAAATGGGCGCGATCGACTTCGCCGGCGGCACCGTGGTCCACATCAATGCCGGTGTTGCCGGCCTGGTCGCCGCGTGGTTCGTCGGCAAGCGGCTGGGCTACGGGCAGACCGCGCTGAAGCCGCACAACGTGCCGTTCACCTACATCGGCGCGATGTTGCTGTGGGTCGGCTGGTTCGGCTTCAATGCCGGCTCCGCTGCTGCGGCCGATACCGTCGCCTCGCTGGCCTTCCTCAACACCGTGCTGGCCACCGCCGCTGCGGTGCTTGGCTGGACGCTGGTGGAAGCGATCAGCAAGGGCAAGCCGTCGGCACTGGGCGCCGCCTCGGGTGCGGTGGCCGGTCTGGTCGGCATCACCCCGGCCTGCGGCACCGTCGGCCCGCTCGGCGCGATCATCATCGGCTTCGTCGCCGGCGTGGTCTGCGTGTGGGGCGTGACCGGTTTGAAGCGCCTGCTGAAGGTGGACGACACCGCCGACGTGTTCGGTGTGCATGGTGTCGGCGGCATCGTCGGCGCGATTCTCACCGGCGTGTTCAGTGCACAGTCGCTGGGCGGCACCAAAGCCGATCTGGATATCGCGCATCAGGTGTGGGTGCAGGTGGTCAGTGTTGGCCTGACGGTGGTCTGGTCGGCAGTGGTGACCACGCTGATCCTGCTGGTGGTGCGCAGCGTGGTCGGCCTGCGCGTGACCGAGGAAGCCGAGCGCACCGGCCTGGATGTGACTTCGCACGGCGAGTCCGCGTACGAGGCCTGA
- the glnA gene encoding type I glutamate--ammonia ligase: MSVENVEKLIKDNQIEFVDLRFVDMRGVEQHVTFPVSIVEPSLFEEGKMFDGSSIAGWKGIAESDMVLLPDTASAYVDPFYADPTIVISCDILDPATMQPYGRCPRGIAKRAEAYLKSSGIAETAFFGPEPEFFIFDSVRFANEMGHTFFQVDSEEAAWNSGAKYDGANSGYRPGVKGGYFPVPPTDTLHDLRAEMCKTLEQVGIEVEVQHHEVATAGQCEIGTKFSTLVQKADELLRMKYVIKNVAHRNGKTVTFMPKPIVGDNGSGMHVHQSLSKGGTNLFSGDGYGGLSQLALWYIGGIFKHAKAINAFANSGTNSYKRLVPGYEAPVMLAYSARNRSASCRIPWVSNPKARRIEMRFPDPIQSGYLTFTALMMAGLDGIKNQIDPGAPSDKDLYDLPPEEEKLIPQVCSSLDQALEALDKDREFLKAGGVMSDDFIDGYIALKMQEVTKFRAATHPLEYQLYYAS, from the coding sequence ATGTCCGTGGAAAACGTTGAGAAGCTGATCAAGGACAACCAGATCGAGTTCGTCGACCTGCGCTTTGTCGACATGCGTGGTGTCGAGCAGCACGTGACCTTCCCGGTCAGCATCGTCGAGCCGTCGCTGTTCGAAGAAGGCAAGATGTTCGATGGCAGCTCGATCGCCGGCTGGAAGGGCATCGCCGAATCGGACATGGTGCTGCTGCCGGATACCGCCAGCGCCTACGTCGACCCGTTCTACGCCGATCCGACCATCGTGATCAGCTGCGACATCCTCGATCCGGCCACCATGCAGCCGTATGGCCGTTGCCCGCGCGGCATCGCCAAGCGGGCCGAGGCCTACCTGAAGTCCTCCGGCATCGCCGAAACCGCGTTCTTCGGCCCGGAGCCGGAATTCTTCATCTTCGATTCGGTCCGCTTCGCCAATGAAATGGGCCACACCTTCTTCCAGGTCGATTCGGAAGAAGCGGCGTGGAACAGCGGCGCCAAGTACGACGGCGCCAACAGCGGCTACCGTCCGGGCGTGAAGGGCGGTTACTTCCCGGTGCCGCCGACCGACACCCTGCACGACCTGCGCGCCGAGATGTGCAAGACCCTGGAACAGGTCGGCATCGAAGTGGAAGTGCAGCACCACGAAGTGGCCACCGCCGGCCAGTGCGAGATTGGCACCAAGTTCAGCACCCTGGTGCAGAAGGCCGACGAACTGCTGCGCATGAAGTACGTGATCAAGAACGTCGCGCACCGCAACGGCAAGACCGTCACCTTCATGCCCAAGCCGATCGTCGGCGACAACGGCAGCGGCATGCACGTGCACCAGTCGCTGTCCAAGGGCGGCACCAACCTGTTCTCCGGCGACGGCTACGGCGGCCTGAGCCAGCTGGCGCTGTGGTACATCGGCGGCATCTTCAAGCATGCCAAGGCCATCAATGCCTTCGCCAACTCGGGCACCAACAGCTACAAGCGCCTGGTGCCGGGCTACGAAGCACCGGTGATGCTGGCCTACTCGGCCCGCAACCGTTCGGCTTCGTGCCGCATTCCGTGGGTGTCCAACCCGAAGGCACGCCGCATCGAAATGCGCTTCCCGGATCCGATCCAGTCCGGCTACCTCACCTTCACCGCGCTGATGATGGCCGGCCTGGACGGCATCAAGAACCAGATCGACCCGGGCGCACCGAGCGACAAGGACCTGTACGACCTGCCGCCGGAAGAAGAGAAGCTGATCCCGCAGGTCTGCTCCTCGCTGGACCAGGCGCTGGAAGCGCTGGACAAGGACCGTGAGTTCCTGAAGGCCGGCGGCGTGATGAGCGATGACTTCATCGACGGCTACATCGCGCTGAAGATGCAGGAAGTGACCAAGTTCCGCGCGGCCACCCACCCGCTGGAATATCAGCTGTACTACGCCAGCTGA
- a CDS encoding lysophospholipid acyltransferase family protein yields MTSPTPAPRGGVARVCRYLYRVPLLLVHITVFLPLILIGMLPPWGELRVGEDTFGAKVVNWWQGGLMWIFGFRLSQVGRPLPGAVLFVANHVSWVDISILHSQRMMGFVAKREIASWPLVGWLAARGQTIFHQRGNTESLGGVMQVMADRLRAGKAVGVFPEGRTRGGHEVGPFHARIFQAAVETGVPVQPVALVYGAKGDAQTIVAFGPGESFAANFLRLLGEPARHTEVHFLEPIGTQDLEGRRRIAETSRARIVAAMSTQ; encoded by the coding sequence ATGACTTCCCCCACTCCGGCCCCCCGTGGCGGCGTGGCGCGTGTGTGCCGTTACCTGTACCGCGTACCGCTGCTGTTGGTCCACATCACCGTGTTCCTGCCGCTGATCCTGATCGGCATGCTGCCGCCGTGGGGCGAGCTGCGCGTGGGCGAGGATACGTTCGGGGCCAAAGTGGTGAACTGGTGGCAGGGCGGGTTGATGTGGATCTTCGGCTTCCGCCTGTCGCAGGTCGGCAGGCCGCTGCCGGGCGCGGTGCTGTTCGTCGCCAACCACGTCAGCTGGGTCGACATCTCCATCCTGCACAGCCAGCGCATGATGGGCTTCGTTGCCAAGCGCGAGATCGCCAGCTGGCCGCTGGTCGGTTGGCTGGCCGCGCGCGGGCAGACCATCTTCCACCAGCGGGGCAACACCGAATCGCTCGGTGGGGTGATGCAGGTGATGGCCGACCGGTTGCGTGCCGGCAAGGCGGTGGGCGTGTTCCCGGAAGGGCGCACCCGTGGCGGCCACGAAGTGGGTCCGTTCCATGCCCGCATCTTCCAGGCCGCAGTTGAAACCGGCGTGCCGGTGCAGCCGGTTGCGCTGGTGTACGGGGCGAAGGGCGACGCACAGACCATCGTCGCGTTTGGTCCAGGCGAGAGTTTCGCCGCCAATTTCCTGCGCCTGCTCGGTGAGCCGGCGCGGCATACCGAAGTGCATTTCCTGGAGCCGATCGGTACCCAGGACCTGGAAGGCCGTCGGCGCATCGCGGAAACCTCGCGCGCGCGCATCGTGGCGGCCATGAGCACGCAGTGA